One stretch of Acholeplasma laidlawii PG-8A DNA includes these proteins:
- a CDS encoding ABC transporter substrate-binding protein, with protein sequence MKKILGLFLLVLSALVLVACTETKVEIARLSVTPPTKVEYEVGEAFDATGMVVKAIYTDGTDKTLTSSEYELSGFSSATPGLVTVTVTYNEVTEKFGVAIFDKDAPETALAIRVLSTPDQQFYTVSEEFDPTGLEVEVTYSTGRKEILDASEYQLLGFKKGIIGKYDVVVKFGDLETTFFTQVRATNVQGVTDTTIKVGNTAAITGTYSFIGIPFVAGMKAAFEVVNEAGGIDGRLIEYVNRDDGFDANVGITNTGKLINEDKVFALVGHFGTGTVAATIPTIREVGIPMVYAATGVNNLYFEVSPLNPVMPVQPIYLTDGRIMTARALKEAVYGPNKDQKLGANDKVGVLYSAALDGTSIKEGVEVEAKTHGVNGNFIYQVFDPQNTAQLTTTIQSFKTAGVKSIIVAANQAGFKSVIGTMQAEQLNVPTFTSYVNADATAVDANTAYTFDIYTNAWVDILSEEGQASAGVFVQAIMGASFLTEAERTAYAGNSFAIAGYIAAINFIDGLKRVEANEQDLTWETFIKAMEEGPLDIPMGGTVDFSGGKRWGIASMSLLKYNSTSKTFDLVEPIETLETIQNK encoded by the coding sequence ATGAAAAAAATATTAGGTTTATTTTTACTAGTTCTTTCAGCTTTAGTACTTGTAGCATGTACTGAAACAAAAGTTGAAATCGCTAGATTATCAGTTACGCCACCTACTAAAGTAGAATACGAAGTTGGTGAAGCGTTTGATGCAACTGGTATGGTTGTAAAAGCAATCTATACTGATGGAACTGACAAAACTTTAACAAGTTCAGAATACGAACTTTCTGGTTTTAGTTCAGCAACTCCAGGATTGGTAACTGTTACAGTAACTTACAATGAAGTTACTGAAAAGTTTGGTGTGGCAATCTTTGATAAAGATGCACCTGAAACAGCTTTAGCTATTCGTGTTTTAAGCACACCTGATCAACAATTTTATACAGTATCTGAAGAATTCGATCCAACAGGTCTTGAGGTAGAAGTTACATACTCAACAGGTAGAAAAGAAATTCTAGATGCAAGTGAATATCAATTACTAGGATTTAAGAAAGGTATCATCGGCAAATACGATGTAGTTGTTAAATTTGGGGATCTAGAAACAACATTCTTTACTCAAGTTAGAGCAACTAATGTCCAAGGTGTGACTGATACAACTATTAAAGTAGGTAACACTGCTGCTATTACTGGTACTTATTCATTTATCGGTATTCCATTTGTTGCTGGTATGAAAGCCGCTTTTGAAGTAGTTAATGAAGCTGGTGGTATTGATGGAAGATTAATCGAATACGTAAACAGAGATGATGGTTTTGATGCAAACGTTGGTATTACTAATACAGGTAAATTAATCAATGAAGATAAAGTATTTGCATTAGTTGGTCACTTTGGAACAGGTACTGTTGCTGCAACTATCCCTACAATTAGAGAAGTTGGTATTCCAATGGTTTATGCAGCTACAGGTGTAAATAATTTATACTTTGAAGTAAGTCCTTTAAATCCAGTTATGCCAGTTCAACCAATCTACTTAACAGATGGTAGAATTATGACAGCTAGAGCATTAAAAGAAGCAGTTTATGGTCCAAATAAAGACCAAAAATTAGGTGCTAATGATAAAGTTGGTGTTCTATACTCTGCAGCTTTAGATGGTACTTCAATTAAAGAAGGTGTTGAAGTTGAAGCTAAGACTCATGGCGTTAATGGAAACTTCATCTACCAAGTATTTGATCCACAAAATACTGCTCAATTAACAACTACAATTCAAAGTTTTAAAACTGCTGGTGTGAAGTCAATTATTGTTGCTGCTAACCAAGCAGGTTTCAAATCTGTAATTGGTACAATGCAAGCTGAACAATTAAATGTTCCTACATTCACATCTTATGTAAATGCTGATGCAACTGCTGTTGATGCAAATACAGCTTATACATTTGATATTTATACAAATGCTTGGGTAGACATTCTTTCTGAAGAAGGTCAAGCGTCAGCAGGTGTATTCGTTCAAGCAATCATGGGAGCATCATTCTTAACAGAAGCTGAAAGAACTGCTTATGCAGGTAACTCATTTGCAATCGCTGGTTATATTGCTGCTATTAACTTTATTGATGGTTTAAAACGTGTTGAAGCAAATGAACAAGATTTAACTTGGGAAACATTTATTAAAGCTATGGAAGAAGGTCCACTTGATATTCCAATGGGTGGTACTGTAGACTTCTCTGGTGGTAAACGCTGGGGTATCGCTTCTATGTCATTATTAAAATATAACTCAACTAGCAAGACTTTTGATTTAGTTGAACCAATTGAAACTTTAGAAACAATTCAAAATAAGTAA
- a CDS encoding TetR/AcrR family transcriptional regulator — translation MTSNSIRLPKTQTGYKSFYRILKVSRKLFAEKGFLATSTNEIIAEAKVAIGTFYIYFDDKRAVYDYLLNDYSKQIRKIIQIAIKDLPTREEKERVGLKTFINFSRQDPLSYRIIWESMFVDHDLFQDYYSNFAKVYMKNLQTAVDAHEVDSNIDLETLAFMLMGISNFIGMQILFKDKISDAEIDRIVDQVIYFLKYGMFTNRSN, via the coding sequence ATGACATCAAATTCTATAAGATTACCTAAAACACAGACAGGTTACAAATCTTTTTACCGTATACTAAAAGTATCTCGTAAACTCTTTGCCGAGAAAGGTTTTTTAGCTACTTCTACCAATGAAATTATTGCTGAGGCAAAGGTTGCTATCGGAACTTTCTATATTTATTTTGACGACAAAAGAGCCGTTTATGATTATCTATTAAATGACTATTCTAAACAAATTCGTAAAATAATTCAAATTGCAATAAAAGATTTACCAACAAGGGAAGAAAAAGAACGTGTTGGTCTAAAAACATTCATTAATTTTTCTAGACAAGATCCACTTAGCTACAGAATCATTTGGGAGTCTATGTTTGTAGATCATGACTTATTCCAAGATTACTACAGTAACTTTGCTAAAGTTTACATGAAGAATCTTCAAACTGCAGTCGATGCGCATGAAGTGGATTCAAATATTGATCTAGAAACCCTTGCGTTTATGCTCATGGGTATATCTAATTTCATCGGTATGCAAATCTTATTCAAGGATAAAATTTCAGATGCTGAAATAGATAGAATCGTTGATCAAGTTATTTATTTCCTAAAATATGGTATGTTTACTAATCGGTCAAACTAA
- a CDS encoding acetyl-CoA C-acetyltransferase, whose translation MNKVFVVAAKRSAIGSYLGTLSQISPADFGSQVLKQTLELNDIKPEWVDEVIIGNVLPAGQKQGLPRQISIKAGISPEVPAYGVNMICGSGMKSVITGVANIKAGFANLVVAGGVESMSQAPYLVPGTVRNGVKMGNLELVDYMVTDGLSDAFEGYHMGITAENIVEKHKFTREMQDDFAYHSQVKAKQAQEKGLFDKEIVPVKIQSRKAEIVFDKDEYINYTTTREKIAQLRPAFKKDGTVTAASSSGINDGASFMVLASEAFVKEHNLKPLAEIVGVGQAGVEPSVMGLGPVPAIKNSLKQANLKISDIDTFELNEAFAAQALGVVRELSEDLGIKESAILDKTNPNGGAIALGHPVGASGNRIMVTLLHNMLRNENHNIGLASLCIGGGMGTSVIFKKVK comes from the coding sequence ATGAATAAAGTTTTTGTTGTAGCTGCTAAGAGAAGTGCCATTGGATCTTACTTAGGTACATTGTCACAAATCAGTCCAGCAGATTTTGGTTCTCAAGTTTTAAAACAAACATTGGAACTTAATGACATCAAACCAGAGTGGGTTGATGAAGTTATTATTGGTAATGTACTACCAGCAGGTCAAAAACAAGGGTTACCAAGACAAATCTCTATCAAAGCAGGTATTTCTCCAGAAGTACCAGCGTATGGTGTAAATATGATTTGTGGTTCTGGTATGAAATCAGTTATCACAGGTGTTGCAAACATTAAAGCTGGTTTTGCAAACTTAGTTGTTGCAGGTGGTGTGGAATCTATGTCACAAGCTCCATATTTAGTACCAGGCACTGTTAGAAACGGTGTAAAAATGGGTAATTTAGAATTGGTTGACTACATGGTTACAGATGGTCTTTCAGATGCGTTTGAAGGCTATCACATGGGTATTACTGCTGAAAACATCGTAGAAAAACATAAATTTACTCGTGAAATGCAAGATGATTTTGCATATCACTCACAAGTTAAAGCAAAACAAGCTCAAGAAAAAGGCTTATTTGATAAAGAAATCGTTCCAGTAAAAATTCAATCTAGAAAAGCTGAAATTGTGTTTGATAAAGATGAATATATCAATTACACGACTACTAGAGAAAAAATTGCTCAATTACGTCCAGCATTCAAAAAAGATGGAACAGTCACTGCAGCAAGTTCATCAGGTATTAATGATGGTGCAAGTTTTATGGTCTTAGCAAGTGAAGCATTTGTAAAAGAACATAATTTAAAACCATTAGCTGAAATTGTTGGTGTTGGTCAAGCTGGTGTTGAACCAAGCGTTATGGGTTTAGGACCTGTACCTGCAATTAAAAATTCATTAAAACAAGCGAACCTTAAGATTAGTGATATTGATACATTTGAATTAAACGAAGCATTTGCAGCACAAGCATTAGGTGTTGTACGTGAACTTTCTGAAGATTTAGGTATTAAAGAATCAGCAATCTTAGATAAAACAAATCCAAATGGTGGTGCGATCGCGTTAGGTCACCCAGTTGGAGCATCAGGTAATAGAATCATGGTTACACTATTACATAATATGTTAAGAAATGAAAACCATAATATTGGTTTAGCAAGTCTATGTATCGGTGGCGGTATGGGAACATCTGTCATCTTTAAAAAAGTTAAATAA
- the fabG gene encoding 3-oxoacyl-ACP reductase FabG — MKKLEGKVAVITGGAKGLGQAIALAYAEEGAKVIAGDLGDLTYSHPNVEGMYLNVTDVTGVEKFYQSVIDKYGKIDILVNNAGITKDAMTRKMTEAQWDAVIDVNLKGVFNLTRLVGPQMQTNGYGSIINISSVVGVFGNIGQANYAATKAGVIGLTMTWAKEFALKGANVRVNAIAPGYIMTDILKTVPQDLLDKFAALTMLNRLGQPEEIAKVALFLASDDASYVTGQTINVNGGMRL; from the coding sequence ATGAAAAAACTAGAAGGTAAAGTTGCAGTTATTACAGGTGGTGCAAAAGGTTTAGGACAAGCAATCGCTTTAGCTTATGCTGAAGAAGGTGCAAAAGTAATCGCAGGTGATTTAGGTGATCTAACTTATTCACATCCAAATGTTGAAGGCATGTATTTAAACGTTACTGATGTAACAGGCGTTGAAAAATTCTACCAATCAGTGATTGACAAATATGGTAAAATCGATATTTTAGTAAATAATGCTGGTATCACTAAAGATGCTATGACAAGAAAAATGACTGAAGCACAATGGGATGCAGTTATTGATGTGAACTTAAAAGGTGTATTTAACTTAACTAGATTAGTTGGACCTCAAATGCAAACTAATGGTTATGGTTCAATTATCAATATTTCATCAGTAGTTGGTGTATTTGGTAATATTGGACAAGCAAACTACGCTGCTACTAAAGCAGGTGTTATTGGTTTAACAATGACTTGGGCTAAAGAATTTGCGCTTAAAGGTGCAAACGTGCGTGTAAACGCAATCGCTCCAGGATATATCATGACAGATATTTTAAAAACAGTACCACAAGATTTACTAGATAAATTTGCAGCTTTAACCATGTTAAATCGTTTAGGTCAACCAGAAGAAATCGCAAAAGTAGCATTATTCCTAGCAAGTGATGATGCATCTTACGTAACTGGTCAAACGATTAACGTTAACGGCGGCATGAGACTATAA
- a CDS encoding 3-oxoacyl-ACP synthase has product MKDHVGIVGTGIYLPKERMTAKEISEKTNGVWTEEAVIEKLGIKTKVVPSSSLSDGTQEMGALAALDALKNTGIDPLDIDIILSVSEEWKEYPLTTSALYVQDRIGAINAWGIDVQNRCCTTVSALKMAKDMLLADPEVNVVMVVGGYRNGDFVDYSDKNMSMMFNLGAGGGAIILKKNYGKNLLLGSHMISDGSLSRTAGVEIGGIINPITKENMDEAKHSLRLLDPVKMKNRLNDVSMPNWYKCIDESLRKSNLERKDIDFLNILHIKRSGHLSMLNDLGLTEDQTIYLEDYGHIGQIDQILTLHLALEQGKVKDGTVMAMIAAGIGYVWAANIIQWGPMKS; this is encoded by the coding sequence ATGAAAGATCACGTTGGAATCGTTGGAACAGGGATTTATTTACCTAAAGAAAGAATGACTGCTAAAGAAATTTCTGAAAAAACAAATGGTGTTTGGACAGAAGAGGCAGTTATCGAAAAATTAGGTATTAAAACAAAAGTAGTACCTTCATCAAGCTTAAGCGATGGCACCCAGGAAATGGGTGCTTTAGCCGCACTTGATGCACTAAAAAACACTGGGATTGATCCACTTGATATCGATATCATTTTAAGTGTTTCTGAAGAATGGAAAGAATATCCACTTACAACATCTGCATTATATGTACAAGATAGAATAGGTGCTATAAATGCTTGGGGAATTGATGTTCAAAACAGATGCTGTACAACAGTTTCTGCACTTAAAATGGCAAAAGACATGTTACTTGCTGACCCAGAAGTAAATGTTGTTATGGTAGTTGGTGGTTACCGTAATGGTGACTTTGTCGATTACTCAGATAAAAATATGTCTATGATGTTTAATCTAGGTGCTGGTGGTGGTGCAATCATCTTAAAGAAAAACTATGGCAAAAACCTACTTTTAGGTAGCCATATGATTTCTGATGGTTCATTATCACGTACAGCTGGTGTTGAAATTGGTGGTATAATAAACCCAATAACTAAGGAAAATATGGATGAAGCAAAACATTCATTAAGACTACTAGATCCAGTTAAAATGAAAAATAGACTAAACGATGTATCTATGCCAAATTGGTATAAATGTATCGATGAATCCTTAAGAAAATCTAATCTTGAAAGAAAAGACATTGATTTCTTAAATATTTTACATATCAAGCGTAGCGGACATTTATCTATGTTAAATGACTTAGGTTTAACTGAAGACCAAACGATTTACTTAGAAGATTACGGTCATATCGGACAAATTGATCAAATACTAACTCTTCATTTAGCTTTAGAACAAGGTAAAGTTAAAGATGGTACAGTTATGGCTATGATTGCAGCTGGTATTGGTTATGTATGGGCAGCAAATATTATTCAATGGGGACCAATGAAATCCTAA